The Thalassotalea psychrophila genome window below encodes:
- a CDS encoding AI-2E family transporter codes for MDLSTKNTGIVKGLITLACLVIIMAGIKTASSILIPFLLSLFIAIMCNPVINKAEQYKIPKGIAIILVIAIFVGVGMSLASLIGNSLTELSALMPEYRAQLTHDFAGLIDKLADYNIKVSSKILMQYLDPAAAMGFAADMLSGFGNIMANLFLIIITVVFMLFEAPSIPAKLHLALKDPQMKMQQIDKFLNSVNQYIAIKTYVSIATGCLVGFMLWAIGLDFFLLWGVLAFLLNYIPNIGSIIAAVPAVLLALLQLNPFAAAMIGAGYMAINTVMGNMVEPRYLGRGLGLSTLVVFLSLIFWGWLLGTVGMLLSVPLTMIIKIGLEGSAEAKWFSIMLGDENQAADELKEQQAQIQLNEGK; via the coding sequence ATGGACTTATCAACTAAAAACACTGGGATAGTGAAAGGCTTAATTACCTTAGCCTGCTTAGTAATAATCATGGCGGGTATAAAAACAGCAAGCAGCATTTTGATCCCGTTTTTACTTTCCCTGTTTATTGCCATCATGTGTAACCCGGTTATCAATAAAGCAGAACAATATAAGATCCCAAAAGGGATAGCTATTATATTGGTGATCGCTATTTTTGTAGGTGTTGGCATGTCCTTGGCCAGCTTGATTGGCAATTCACTTACAGAATTATCTGCGTTAATGCCAGAATACAGAGCACAGTTAACACATGATTTTGCCGGCCTAATTGACAAATTGGCAGACTATAATATTAAAGTGTCTTCTAAAATATTGATGCAGTATTTAGATCCCGCCGCGGCAATGGGCTTTGCCGCTGATATGTTATCTGGATTTGGTAATATTATGGCGAACCTATTCTTGATCATTATCACTGTCGTATTTATGTTATTTGAAGCGCCAAGCATTCCAGCAAAACTGCACTTAGCGCTTAAAGATCCGCAAATGAAGATGCAACAAATTGATAAATTCCTTAATTCGGTAAATCAATACATTGCCATTAAAACTTACGTAAGTATTGCAACAGGTTGTTTAGTTGGATTCATGTTATGGGCAATTGGTTTAGATTTCTTTTTGCTGTGGGGCGTTTTAGCATTTTTATTAAATTATATACCTAATATCGGTTCAATTATTGCGGCCGTTCCTGCTGTGTTATTAGCATTATTGCAACTTAATCCGTTTGCAGCGGCTATGATAGGTGCCGGCTATATGGCAATAAACACCGTCATGGGCAATATGGTTGAACCGCGCTACTTAGGCAGGGGCTTAGGCTTATCAACCTTGGTAGTATTTCTATCATTAATCTTTTGGGGCTGGTTACTAGGTACTGTTGGTATGCTTCTAAGTGTACCACTTACTATGATCATTAAAATTGGATTAGAAGGCTCAGCAGAGGCTAAGTGGTTCTCAATTATGTTGGGTGACGAAAATCAAGCAGCAGATGAATTAAAAGAGCAACAAGCGCAAATACAGTTAAACGAAGGGAAGTAA
- a CDS encoding lysozyme inhibitor LprI family protein codes for MMNNNILNMLLSLAYLSLVTFSFQLSANPNDPILKCQHSTNNQVALSQCLDIKIKNLNQKFNYYVNQRTAQLEELATVTGRIDALEAFNRALDAFKIYREANCQYRYQTMMPGSGAAIEYKSCFIQLTKQRLKQLLNEIN; via the coding sequence ATGATGAATAATAATATTTTGAATATGCTTTTGTCATTAGCGTATTTGTCATTAGTGACCTTTAGCTTTCAGCTAAGCGCTAATCCAAATGATCCCATTTTAAAGTGTCAGCACAGTACAAATAATCAAGTCGCTCTATCTCAATGTTTAGACATTAAAATAAAAAACCTCAATCAAAAATTTAATTATTACGTCAATCAACGAACGGCTCAACTTGAAGAACTTGCAACCGTAACAGGTAGAATTGATGCATTAGAGGCATTTAATCGTGCATTAGATGCTTTTAAAATATATAGAGAAGCTAATTGCCAATATAGATATCAAACCATGATGCCGGGCTCTGGTGCTGCTATTGAATATAAAAGCTGTTTTATTCAACTCACCAAACAGCGATTAAAACAATTATTAAATGAAATCAACTAA
- a CDS encoding FAD-dependent oxidoreductase: MKKTDVSNYNHYMKVVDCQQACPAHTPVPEYIRLIADKRYTDAYMLNWQSNVFPGVLGRVCDRPCEPACRRGRVEEEPVAICRLKRVTADYKDDITERLPKAPSENNGKHIALIGAGPASLTVARDLLPLGYRVSIFDRDIKGGGMMRSQIPAFRLPETVLDEEINYILNMGVETHFGTPITSLHKLLQSNYDAIFVGTGAPKGRALNIPGYEDAKPQIAIGIDWLSNVSFGHNESAPKRVVVLGGGNTAMDCCRTAKRLGATDVKVIVRSSYEAMKASPWEKEDAKAESIDIIVNHTPKEFVIEKGKLKGVLFDEVESFYDRGGKRVLKNTGNTLLAECDLVLVAIGQDTSFPWIERDIGLDFNDWDQPCLNEETLQSSIDRVFFGGDAAYGPENIITAVAHGHKAAISIDLFCQGKVPTKRPDSNFNLVSQKMGMHEWSYTNIIDHDNRNLVPHISWEDAVKELATEVELGFDEKLALEEASRCLNCDVQTVFTESTCIECSACEDICPTDCINFIADINDNNTPPQELLKGKLKVDKATDEQDYFISDNLKTGNIMVKDEDMCLHCGLCAERCPTGAWDMQKLTLDNIEATIK, encoded by the coding sequence TTGAAAAAAACTGATGTATCAAACTACAACCATTACATGAAAGTAGTTGATTGCCAGCAAGCTTGCCCTGCCCATACTCCAGTCCCCGAGTACATCCGCCTTATTGCAGATAAACGTTATACTGATGCCTATATGCTTAATTGGCAATCTAACGTATTTCCAGGCGTTTTAGGAAGAGTATGCGATAGGCCTTGCGAACCCGCTTGTCGACGTGGCCGAGTTGAAGAAGAGCCTGTAGCCATATGTAGATTAAAACGCGTAACAGCAGACTATAAAGATGATATTACTGAACGTTTACCGAAAGCTCCCAGTGAAAATAATGGTAAACATATTGCACTAATTGGCGCCGGCCCTGCGTCATTAACCGTTGCCAGAGATTTATTACCTTTAGGTTACCGTGTATCGATTTTTGATCGAGACATAAAAGGCGGTGGTATGATGCGCAGTCAAATACCCGCTTTTAGATTACCTGAAACTGTACTTGATGAAGAAATAAATTATATCCTTAATATGGGCGTTGAAACCCATTTTGGCACCCCTATTACTAGCCTGCATAAACTATTACAAAGCAATTATGATGCGATATTCGTTGGTACTGGTGCACCAAAAGGCCGCGCTTTAAACATTCCTGGTTATGAAGATGCTAAGCCACAGATAGCCATTGGCATAGATTGGTTATCTAATGTTAGCTTTGGTCATAATGAATCTGCGCCGAAACGAGTCGTTGTACTTGGTGGTGGTAACACTGCTATGGATTGTTGTCGAACGGCGAAAAGGCTTGGCGCAACTGACGTTAAAGTAATTGTACGTTCAAGTTATGAAGCAATGAAAGCCTCACCTTGGGAAAAGGAAGATGCGAAAGCTGAAAGTATCGACATTATTGTTAACCATACACCGAAAGAATTTGTCATTGAAAAAGGTAAGTTAAAAGGCGTATTGTTTGATGAAGTTGAATCGTTTTACGACAGAGGCGGCAAGCGTGTACTTAAAAATACCGGAAATACATTATTAGCAGAGTGTGATCTAGTATTAGTTGCAATAGGACAAGATACTTCCTTTCCTTGGATAGAGCGTGATATAGGTTTAGATTTTAACGATTGGGATCAACCTTGTTTAAATGAGGAAACATTACAATCGAGTATTGATAGAGTATTTTTTGGTGGTGATGCAGCTTACGGCCCAGAAAACATCATCACTGCCGTTGCTCATGGTCATAAAGCCGCGATATCTATCGATTTATTTTGTCAGGGAAAAGTTCCTACAAAAAGACCAGACAGTAATTTCAACCTTGTTAGCCAAAAAATGGGCATGCATGAGTGGAGTTATACCAATATTATCGATCATGATAACCGCAATCTTGTACCACATATTAGTTGGGAAGATGCGGTTAAAGAGCTAGCAACAGAAGTTGAGTTAGGCTTTGATGAAAAGTTAGCGTTAGAAGAAGCCAGCCGTTGTTTAAATTGTGACGTACAAACAGTATTTACTGAAAGCACGTGTATTGAATGCTCAGCATGTGAAGATATCTGCCCTACCGACTGCATCAATTTTATTGCTGATATTAATGATAACAATACGCCCCCACAAGAACTGTTGAAAGGTAAACTCAAGGTAGATAAAGCTACCGATGAACAGGACTACTTTATTTCAGACAATCTCAAAACCGGCAATATTATGGTGAAAGATGAAGATATGTGTTTGCACTGTGGATTATGTGCAGAGCGTTGTCCAACGGGAGCATGGGATATGCAAAAGCTTACGCTTGATAATATAGAGGCGACAATAAAATGA
- a CDS encoding rhodanese-like domain-containing protein, whose protein sequence is MLKTIPEILKEVSKNIRKLSAEQASVELAENNGLLIDVREPAEYAVSSATGAVNIPRGLLEMKVLELVKEENTPIYLHCASAARATFAAESLMRVGYTNVTVISCKFDVIEKSLNP, encoded by the coding sequence ATGTTAAAAACAATCCCCGAGATTTTAAAAGAAGTAAGTAAAAATATCAGAAAGCTTAGCGCTGAACAGGCTAGCGTTGAATTAGCTGAAAACAACGGTTTGCTCATTGATGTGAGAGAGCCTGCTGAATATGCTGTTAGCTCGGCAACTGGTGCTGTTAATATTCCACGCGGTCTATTAGAAATGAAAGTGCTCGAGTTAGTAAAAGAAGAGAACACACCTATTTATTTACATTGTGCTTCTGCTGCTAGAGCAACGTTTGCTGCAGAGTCTTTAATGCGAGTAGGGTATACAAATGTTACCGTTATAAGCTGTAAGTTTGACGTTATTGAAAAATCTTTAAATCCTTAA
- a CDS encoding 2-oxoacid:acceptor oxidoreductase subunit alpha, protein MINNNAATINTTSKVNDFVVKFANTNGTGSASANNMFAKAIMRMGIPVSAKNIFPSNIQGSPTWYEVRLNENEFLGRRGGKTEIIVAMNAQSFIADIEDVAPGGYLLFDSSKQIPEQLLRDDINYLGIPISAICLKEFQNPRQRQLFKNVIYVGALAALLDIEFGVLKTLVGDQFKGKEKLITPNVYALELGFQYANNNFSCPLNYKVERRDLIGNRIMVDGNTGSGLGAVYGGATVVGWYPITPSTSVVEKFASYCQRLRIDPATGKKNFAIVQAEDELAAIGMAIGAGWNGARAFTATSGPGISLMAEFLGLAYFAEIPLVLINIQRAGPSTGMPTRTQQSDVLACAYASHGDTKHVLLFPESPSECFEHSALAFDLSDRLQTPVIIMSDLDLGMNDHLSAPFIWNDKQKYDLGKVLSIRELDNMESFGRYRDVDGDGICYRTFAGTHPNKGAFFTRGTSRNEDAIYSEKSADYVKNMERLERKFSTAATLIPKAEISSGLQNTQIGLIYYGSTAQAISEAKHILHKQGIPVDLMRIKGFPFGSEIEKFIDQHEQIFVIEQNRDAQMRTLISTELNIDPNRLTPVLCFDGLSITAKQISSDIIHEIEQQIPNQEVV, encoded by the coding sequence ATGATCAATAACAACGCCGCAACGATTAATACAACAAGCAAAGTAAATGATTTTGTTGTTAAGTTCGCTAATACTAATGGTACTGGCTCTGCCAGTGCTAATAACATGTTTGCGAAAGCAATTATGCGTATGGGCATTCCAGTTAGTGCTAAAAACATCTTCCCTTCAAATATTCAAGGCTCGCCTACTTGGTATGAAGTTCGGCTCAATGAAAATGAATTTTTAGGACGGCGCGGTGGTAAAACAGAAATTATTGTCGCGATGAACGCACAAAGTTTTATTGCTGATATTGAAGATGTTGCACCTGGTGGCTATTTACTATTTGATTCATCAAAACAAATTCCAGAGCAATTATTAAGAGATGATATAAATTATCTTGGCATCCCTATTTCAGCCATATGTTTAAAAGAATTTCAAAATCCACGACAGCGACAATTATTTAAAAACGTCATTTATGTTGGTGCGTTAGCAGCATTGCTTGATATTGAATTTGGTGTATTAAAAACCTTAGTTGGCGATCAATTTAAAGGTAAAGAAAAACTAATAACCCCTAATGTATATGCGTTAGAGCTTGGCTTTCAATATGCAAATAACAACTTTTCTTGTCCGCTTAATTATAAAGTCGAACGCCGCGATCTTATTGGCAACCGTATTATGGTCGATGGTAATACAGGTTCTGGATTAGGCGCCGTTTATGGTGGTGCTACCGTTGTTGGTTGGTATCCTATCACTCCTTCTACTTCAGTTGTTGAGAAGTTTGCCAGTTATTGCCAGCGCTTAAGGATAGACCCAGCAACTGGTAAGAAGAATTTTGCCATAGTACAAGCTGAAGATGAATTAGCCGCCATTGGTATGGCAATAGGTGCGGGCTGGAATGGGGCTCGCGCCTTTACCGCCACCAGTGGTCCGGGTATATCATTAATGGCAGAGTTTTTAGGCTTGGCTTATTTTGCCGAGATCCCTCTAGTATTGATCAATATTCAACGCGCGGGTCCATCAACTGGTATGCCAACGCGAACTCAACAGTCAGATGTATTAGCTTGTGCATATGCTTCCCATGGAGATACCAAACATGTTTTATTATTTCCAGAATCTCCATCTGAGTGTTTTGAGCATAGCGCACTAGCCTTTGATTTAAGTGATAGATTGCAAACACCGGTGATCATTATGAGTGATTTAGATTTAGGCATGAATGATCATTTATCTGCGCCATTCATCTGGAATGACAAACAAAAGTACGATCTGGGTAAAGTGCTATCTATACGAGAATTAGACAATATGGAGTCTTTTGGACGTTACCGTGATGTTGACGGTGATGGTATATGTTATCGCACTTTCGCTGGAACTCATCCAAATAAAGGGGCGTTCTTTACCCGTGGCACATCGAGAAATGAAGATGCCATTTATTCTGAAAAATCTGCTGATTATGTAAAAAACATGGAGCGATTAGAGCGTAAATTTTCTACTGCTGCTACTTTGATCCCAAAAGCAGAAATATCATCAGGATTGCAAAACACGCAGATAGGATTAATTTACTATGGCAGCACTGCGCAAGCAATAAGTGAAGCAAAACATATTCTCCATAAACAAGGAATACCCGTTGATTTAATGAGAATAAAAGGCTTTCCATTTGGTAGCGAGATAGAAAAATTTATTGACCAGCATGAGCAAATTTTTGTGATAGAGCAAAACCGTGATGCGCAAATGCGAACTCTAATATCTACTGAGTTAAATATAGATCCAAACCGTTTGACGCCAGTTCTATGTTTTGATGGTTTATCGATAACAGCTAAACAAATAAGCTCTGACATTATTCACGAGATAGAACAACAAATACCTAACCAGGAGGTTGTGTAG
- a CDS encoding M24 family metallopeptidase, whose product MNNGIGGSTATEQLNKLTIMTADIQAISLDEYQQRISKAQQIMQENNIAATYVNAGTNLYYFTGTRWYASERMVGAIIPAKGDIVYIAPHFEISTLEQFMIIKGGVSSWHEHISPFQTFAETLAAMDITAGNIAIDESTAFFIANGINKAAPHLNLIDAKEVTAGCRMCKTTTEIALLQRAKNMTLEVHKAAAKILHEGITTKEVEAFINEAHKRVGAPAGSYFCIVLFGEDSAYPHGVATPKALELNDVVLIDTGCQLEGYNSDITRTYVYGIASERQTQVWNNEKQAQRLAFEAAQVGRPCSAADQAARDYLATAGFGPDYNIPGLPHRTGHGIGLDIHEWPYLVLNDQTPLEVGMCFSNEPMICIPGEFGIRHEDHFYITKDGPKWFTEPAHSIDDPFGYNA is encoded by the coding sequence ATGAACAACGGCATTGGCGGCTCAACTGCAACAGAACAGTTAAATAAATTAACAATTATGACTGCTGATATTCAAGCAATTTCACTTGATGAATATCAACAACGTATCAGTAAAGCCCAACAGATTATGCAAGAAAATAATATTGCTGCAACTTACGTAAATGCAGGTACAAACCTTTATTATTTCACTGGAACTCGTTGGTACGCATCAGAGCGCATGGTGGGTGCAATTATTCCGGCTAAAGGTGATATTGTCTATATTGCCCCACATTTTGAAATAAGCACCCTTGAACAGTTTATGATAATTAAAGGTGGTGTTAGTAGTTGGCATGAGCACATTAGCCCTTTTCAAACATTTGCTGAAACGTTAGCGGCAATGGATATCACTGCAGGTAACATCGCTATTGATGAATCTACCGCATTCTTTATTGCTAATGGTATAAACAAGGCTGCACCGCACCTTAATTTAATTGATGCTAAAGAAGTAACCGCTGGCTGCAGAATGTGTAAAACGACTACAGAAATAGCGTTATTACAACGTGCTAAGAACATGACGTTAGAAGTGCACAAAGCGGCAGCAAAAATATTGCATGAAGGCATCACGACGAAGGAGGTAGAGGCGTTCATTAATGAAGCTCATAAACGAGTTGGCGCGCCTGCTGGTTCATACTTTTGTATTGTTCTGTTTGGCGAAGACTCAGCCTACCCACACGGTGTTGCTACCCCTAAGGCATTAGAATTAAATGATGTGGTTCTGATTGATACCGGCTGCCAGTTAGAAGGCTATAACTCAGACATTACGCGTACCTATGTATATGGCATCGCAAGTGAACGTCAAACTCAAGTATGGAACAATGAAAAACAAGCTCAACGTTTAGCGTTTGAAGCCGCACAAGTTGGGCGACCATGTTCTGCAGCAGACCAAGCAGCAAGAGACTACCTTGCAACTGCTGGCTTTGGCCCTGATTATAATATTCCTGGCTTACCACACCGTACTGGACACGGTATTGGTTTAGATATTCATGAATGGCCATACTTAGTGTTAAATGATCAAACACCTCTAGAAGTTGGTATGTGTTTTTCCAACGAACCGATGATTTGTATCCCAGGTGAATTTGGCATACGTCATGAAGATCATTTTTACATAACAAAAGATGGTCCTAAATGGTTTACTGAGCCAGCACACTCTATTGATGACCCCTTTGGCTACAACGCTTAA
- a CDS encoding septation protein A, whose product MVAFFEYIPLIVFFVFYKMFDVFIATGALIVTSALHLVVMKATGKPILNRHWIFFGLIAVFGGLTIFFHDDTFIKWKVTIINGFFGVALLVSKYAFNKNLLESFMGEQLKLPDAIWSKFNLAWVGFFFTCAFLNLYIAFSFDQETWVNFKVFGLTGLTFAFAIVSIMSIYKYIPQDEAESSTQDKIEK is encoded by the coding sequence ATGGTTGCTTTTTTCGAATATATTCCGCTTATCGTATTTTTTGTATTTTACAAAATGTTTGATGTTTTTATTGCCACCGGTGCACTTATTGTCACTTCAGCATTACATTTAGTTGTGATGAAAGCGACAGGTAAACCTATCTTAAACAGACATTGGATTTTCTTTGGCTTAATTGCGGTATTTGGTGGCTTAACCATATTTTTCCATGACGATACCTTCATTAAATGGAAAGTTACCATCATTAATGGCTTTTTCGGTGTTGCACTTTTAGTCAGTAAATACGCATTTAATAAAAACCTATTAGAAAGCTTTATGGGTGAACAGCTTAAATTACCAGATGCAATTTGGAGTAAATTCAACTTGGCGTGGGTAGGTTTCTTCTTTACCTGTGCTTTTTTGAATTTATATATCGCCTTTAGTTTTGACCAAGAAACGTGGGTTAACTTTAAAGTATTTGGTTTAACAGGATTAACTTTTGCTTTTGCGATTGTTTCAATAATGTCGATATATAAATACATTCCTCAAGATGAAGCTGAAAGTTCAACTCAAGATAAAATAGAGAAGTAA
- a CDS encoding sulfotransferase: MSTTGKIFIIGLPRTATTSICVAMLDLGFKVAHTCYTFNCLQNAQVIADAPVFYHFKELDLAFPNSKFIYLERDLADWIPSIQQLLLRMHTNVARQDGGFNPIIKQSYTNIFNPFSIEKLKESNFLEQCYLDHKRNVEQYFKNRPNDLLHLNVASQGSYQELLNFLNLPANDDNFVKINIGGKVTFWKDIKHPNKIESTNKGRIDKHLLRDIAVGILNQDN, encoded by the coding sequence ATGTCTACTACAGGGAAAATATTCATTATCGGCCTACCTCGAACGGCGACAACAAGTATTTGTGTCGCCATGCTTGATTTAGGCTTTAAGGTTGCCCATACCTGCTATACCTTTAATTGCTTGCAGAACGCGCAAGTTATTGCTGATGCTCCGGTGTTTTATCATTTTAAAGAACTTGATCTTGCCTTTCCTAATTCTAAGTTTATTTATCTTGAGCGTGACTTAGCAGACTGGATCCCTTCAATACAACAATTATTGTTAAGAATGCACACTAATGTTGCACGTCAAGATGGTGGCTTTAACCCGATAATCAAGCAGAGTTATACTAATATATTTAATCCTTTTAGCATTGAAAAACTTAAAGAAAGTAATTTTCTTGAGCAATGCTATTTAGATCATAAACGCAACGTAGAGCAATATTTTAAAAATAGACCTAACGATTTACTGCATTTAAATGTTGCATCACAAGGCAGTTATCAAGAATTACTTAACTTTTTAAATTTACCTGCCAACGATGATAATTTTGTAAAAATTAACATCGGCGGTAAGGTTACATTTTGGAAAGATATTAAGCATCCTAATAAAATAGAGTCCACCAATAAAGGCCGTATCGACAAGCACTTACTTAGGGATATAGCGGTTGGTATTTTGAACCAAGATAACTAG
- a CDS encoding TIGR01777 family oxidoreductase: MKILITGGTGLIGSAFITKYQHKYKFVVLTRDPNKAKRLLPSSQSINFIDNLSDKTELDEFDTVINLAGEPIVDKRWTLKQKRSICQSRWKLTNKLSQLINESNKPPKVFISGSAVGYYGRQGDTEINEHYKDINEEFSHKICKVWEDKALLASDKTRVCILRTGIVLANSGGALQKMLPAFKFCLGGRISSGHQYMSWIHITDMVDAIEFLLNNENCQGPFNLTAPKPVTNQEFTKALAKSLHRPSFMTVPAIALKLLLGEMSDLLLYGQKVLPEHLLAEQFKFNYPNINIALAELHSK; encoded by the coding sequence ATGAAAATTTTAATAACGGGTGGCACGGGTCTCATAGGCTCAGCCTTTATAACTAAATATCAACACAAATATAAATTTGTGGTATTAACGCGTGATCCAAATAAAGCCAAACGCCTTTTGCCATCTTCACAAAGCATTAATTTTATTGATAACCTATCAGATAAAACAGAGTTAGATGAATTTGATACGGTGATAAACCTAGCCGGTGAGCCTATTGTTGACAAACGATGGACATTAAAACAGAAGCGTTCAATTTGTCAAAGTCGATGGAAGTTAACAAACAAGCTAAGCCAATTAATCAATGAATCGAATAAGCCTCCCAAAGTATTCATTTCAGGCTCTGCGGTTGGCTATTATGGCCGACAAGGAGATACTGAAATCAATGAGCATTATAAAGATATAAATGAAGAATTTAGTCATAAAATATGTAAAGTTTGGGAAGATAAAGCGTTATTAGCAAGTGACAAGACCAGAGTCTGTATATTGCGAACCGGAATTGTATTGGCTAATTCCGGTGGCGCATTACAAAAGATGTTACCCGCATTCAAGTTTTGTTTGGGAGGGAGAATATCTTCAGGTCATCAATATATGTCATGGATCCACATTACGGATATGGTCGATGCAATAGAGTTTTTATTAAATAATGAAAATTGCCAAGGGCCTTTTAACCTAACCGCGCCCAAACCTGTAACTAATCAGGAATTTACCAAGGCTTTAGCAAAATCTCTACATCGCCCAAGTTTTATGACTGTACCAGCTATTGCATTAAAATTGCTGCTTGGGGAGATGTCTGACTTATTACTTTATGGCCAAAAGGTGTTACCAGAACACCTTTTGGCAGAGCAATTTAAATTTAACTATCCAAATATTAATATTGCTCTGGCAGAATTACATAGTAAGTGA
- a CDS encoding YciI family protein, giving the protein MLYVIYSEDVPNSLELRLSVRDQHIARLTQLQDEGRLIVAGPCPAIDSEDPGSSGFTGSLLVLEFNSLEDAQNWADDDPYVAAGVYNKVTVKPYKKVLPA; this is encoded by the coding sequence ATGCTATACGTGATTTACAGTGAAGATGTTCCTAATTCATTAGAACTTCGGTTAAGTGTTCGCGATCAACACATAGCTCGATTAACACAATTGCAAGATGAAGGGCGCCTTATTGTTGCAGGCCCTTGTCCCGCAATAGACAGTGAAGACCCTGGCAGTTCAGGTTTTACTGGTTCTTTATTAGTTTTAGAATTTAATAGTTTAGAAGATGCTCAAAATTGGGCTGACGATGATCCTTATGTTGCAGCAGGCGTATACAACAAGGTAACGGTAAAACCATATAAAAAGGTATTACCAGCCTAA
- a CDS encoding 2-oxoacid:ferredoxin oxidoreductase subunit beta, producing the protein MSFAKSKFRHKALPVNDLGLTYRDYEGAISTLCAGCGHDSISSAIIHACAELSIEPHKIAKMSGIGCSSKAPTYFLSNSHGFNTVHGRMPSVTTGANMANKDLTYLAMSGDGDSASIGLGQFAHVVRRQLNMVYMVANNGVYGLTKGQLAATSDRGVKNKVGDTSLFNDIDLCTMALQLGASFVARCFSGDKAQLVPIIKAAIAHQGFAFIDIISPCVTFNNHPGSTRSYDYVQEHVTTGAVTDFVPTREEITAQIPEGEFEDICLHDGSILRIHKLDKDYDTSNRLKAMTDVEEHKQRGEILTGLLYLDPTASTFHELNNTADTPMNQVKQDLLCPGERVLGTINDSFR; encoded by the coding sequence ATGAGCTTTGCAAAATCTAAATTCAGACATAAAGCACTGCCAGTTAATGATTTAGGCTTAACTTATCGTGATTACGAAGGGGCAATATCAACCCTGTGCGCGGGTTGTGGTCATGACTCTATTTCATCCGCCATTATTCATGCATGTGCCGAATTATCTATTGAACCACACAAAATTGCTAAAATGTCAGGCATAGGTTGCTCTTCTAAGGCTCCAACTTATTTCCTAAGTAACTCCCATGGTTTTAATACGGTGCATGGCAGAATGCCATCGGTGACGACCGGCGCAAATATGGCCAATAAAGATTTAACCTATTTAGCTATGTCAGGTGACGGTGATAGTGCCTCTATAGGTTTAGGTCAATTTGCTCATGTCGTCAGGCGCCAACTCAACATGGTTTACATGGTTGCTAATAACGGTGTTTACGGCCTAACCAAAGGTCAACTTGCTGCCACATCTGACAGAGGCGTTAAAAATAAAGTTGGTGATACTAGCCTATTTAATGACATTGATTTGTGTACCATGGCCTTACAACTTGGTGCATCGTTTGTGGCACGCTGCTTTTCTGGTGATAAAGCTCAATTAGTGCCAATTATAAAAGCGGCAATTGCCCATCAAGGATTTGCTTTTATCGACATCATTTCACCTTGCGTTACATTTAATAATCATCCTGGTTCTACACGCTCTTATGACTATGTACAAGAGCATGTAACAACGGGGGCTGTGACCGATTTCGTGCCTACTAGAGAAGAAATTACAGCGCAAATTCCAGAAGGCGAATTTGAAGACATTTGTTTGCATGATGGATCGATATTACGTATTCATAAGCTCGATAAAGACTATGATACATCAAACCGCTTAAAAGCAATGACCGATGTAGAAGAGCATAAACAACGCGGTGAAATATTAACTGGCTTACTGTATTTAGACCCTACAGCAAGCACTTTTCATGAATTGAATAACACCGCTGACACACCAATGAACCAGGTAAAACAAGACCTACTTTGCCCTGGTGAGCGAGTATTAGGAACGATTAACGATAGTTTTAGGTAA